From the genome of Terriglobales bacterium, one region includes:
- a CDS encoding helix-turn-helix transcriptional regulator, with protein MPMVKEALSAPTSRFGQLLRQWRASRRMSQLDLSLEAEISSRHLSYLEAGKAQPSREMLIRLADALAIPLRERNALFLAAGYAPMYRETGLTAPEMQLARQAVDFILKQQEPYPAIVLDRHWNLLQVNEGAKKLLGFLIGGAPKDPNVVRQIFSEEMLRPFIANWEEVAADMVQRLHQQVDWDPTDKGSQQLLAEVMKYPDVKEQWGKRELEMPSSPMLTFVFRKGDVDLKFFSTWTTFGAPHDVTLEEIRIESSFPADEDTARRWKAIAG; from the coding sequence ATGCCAATGGTGAAAGAGGCGCTAAGTGCGCCTACGAGCAGGTTCGGCCAACTGCTGCGACAGTGGCGCGCGTCAAGGCGAATGAGCCAACTGGATTTGTCGTTGGAGGCGGAGATTTCGTCGCGTCACTTGAGCTACCTGGAAGCGGGAAAAGCGCAGCCGAGCCGGGAGATGCTGATCCGATTGGCGGACGCATTGGCTATCCCGCTGCGAGAGCGAAATGCGTTGTTCCTTGCGGCAGGGTATGCGCCGATGTATCGCGAAACGGGATTAACCGCGCCGGAGATGCAATTGGCAAGGCAGGCGGTGGATTTCATTCTGAAGCAGCAGGAACCGTATCCGGCGATTGTGCTGGATCGGCACTGGAACCTGCTGCAGGTGAACGAGGGCGCGAAGAAACTGCTGGGATTTCTGATTGGAGGGGCGCCGAAGGATCCGAATGTGGTGCGACAGATATTCAGCGAGGAGATGCTGCGTCCGTTTATCGCGAACTGGGAGGAGGTCGCGGCGGACATGGTCCAGAGACTGCATCAGCAGGTGGACTGGGATCCGACGGACAAGGGTTCGCAGCAGTTGCTGGCGGAAGTGATGAAGTATCCGGACGTGAAGGAACAGTGGGGGAAACGGGAACTGGAGATGCCGTCGTCACCGATGCTGACATTTGTGTTTCGAAAGGGCGACGTGGACTTGAAGTTCTTTTCGACGTGGACGACCTTCGGTGCGCCGCATGACGTGACGCTGGAAGAGATAAGGATTGAGTCGTCGTTTCCGGCAGACGAGGATACGGCTAGAAGGTGGAAGGCGATTGCCGGTTAG
- a CDS encoding alpha/beta hydrolase, with the protein MSVDRREFIQLCAGATALTLLSGCKTKTLAPKHSTSPQPVTSTEFTALRRMADTPFGRIAYVDRGSGDAALFLHGFPLNSFQWRDVIARLTSDRRCIAPDFLGLGYTEVKAGQSVGPLAQVAMIIHLLDSLSISSVDLIANDSGGAVAQLIATRHPNRIRTMLLTNCDVEPDSPPAAVLPVIDLARQGKFADAWLAPWVVDKNLARSPKGLGGLTYTHPDRLTDATIDYYLAPLVSSPQRKSLTNAYAVGLSPNPLAGIESDLKRCTIPTRIVWGTGDDIFSQSSPDYLHKLLPASRGIRRVAGAKLFFPEEFPDLIADEARQLWRS; encoded by the coding sequence ATGTCCGTCGACCGCCGCGAATTTATCCAGCTTTGCGCTGGCGCAACCGCACTCACACTCTTGTCGGGATGCAAAACGAAAACGCTCGCACCCAAACACTCGACTTCACCGCAACCTGTCACAAGCACCGAATTCACCGCACTCCGCCGCATGGCCGACACTCCTTTCGGACGCATCGCATATGTCGACCGCGGTTCCGGCGACGCCGCTCTCTTCCTCCACGGCTTCCCTCTCAACAGCTTCCAGTGGCGCGACGTCATCGCTCGCCTGACTTCTGATCGGCGCTGTATCGCCCCTGACTTCCTCGGCCTTGGCTACACCGAAGTCAAAGCCGGACAATCCGTCGGCCCGCTGGCGCAGGTTGCGATGATCATCCACCTGCTCGACTCGCTCTCCATCTCCTCCGTCGACCTCATCGCCAACGACAGCGGAGGCGCCGTCGCCCAACTAATCGCCACCCGTCACCCCAACCGCATCCGGACTATGTTGCTCACCAACTGCGACGTCGAGCCCGACAGCCCTCCCGCTGCCGTTCTTCCCGTCATCGATCTCGCCCGGCAAGGCAAATTTGCAGACGCATGGCTCGCCCCCTGGGTCGTCGACAAGAACCTCGCGCGTTCCCCCAAAGGACTCGGTGGCCTCACCTACACCCATCCCGACCGCCTCACCGACGCCACCATCGATTACTATCTGGCGCCGCTCGTCAGTTCGCCCCAGCGAAAGTCGCTCACCAATGCCTACGCCGTTGGCCTCTCACCCAACCCACTCGCCGGCATCGAATCCGACCTCAAGCGCTGCACCATTCCCACTCGCATCGTCTGGGGCACCGGCGATGACATTTTTTCTCAATCCAGCCCCGACTACTTGCACAAACTGCTACCCGCGTCTCGAGGAATCCGTCGCGTTGCTGGCGCCAAGCTATTCTTCCCCGAAGAGTTCCCGGACCTTATCGCCGACGAAGCCCGCCAGCTTTGGCGTTCATAA
- a CDS encoding DinB family protein produces MPTPWITRTFNFSTPIDLYPGVLARYRGTPARLEDAVHALSRDALIFKPDGKWSIQENAGHLLDEEALFSTRLQEFLRGSDTLTPAPYLHRELTHNNNNDIHHILRDFRQARELQVCRLESLSPDDFARTAYHARLNVRMRLLDHLIFIAEHDDHHLARIWEIRCR; encoded by the coding sequence ATGCCTACTCCCTGGATTACCCGCACCTTCAACTTTTCCACCCCAATCGATCTCTACCCCGGCGTTCTCGCGCGCTATCGAGGCACCCCCGCCCGCCTGGAAGACGCGGTCCACGCCCTCTCCCGTGACGCGTTGATCTTCAAGCCCGACGGCAAATGGTCCATCCAGGAAAACGCCGGACACCTTCTCGACGAAGAAGCGCTTTTCTCTACCCGGCTACAGGAATTTCTTCGTGGTTCCGACACCCTCACGCCCGCTCCCTATCTTCATCGGGAACTCACGCACAACAACAACAACGACATCCACCACATCCTCCGCGACTTCCGCCAAGCCCGCGAACTCCAGGTCTGCCGTCTCGAAAGCCTTTCACCGGATGACTTCGCTCGTACCGCCTACCACGCCCGACTCAATGTCCGCATGCGCCTGCTCGACCACCTAATCTTCATCGCCGAACACGACGACCACCACCTCGCCCGCATCTGGGAAATCCGTTGTCGCTAA